A segment of the Ipomoea triloba cultivar NCNSP0323 chromosome 1, ASM357664v1 genome:
ttgtgttcttcttattgtgcaacctccaattaaattcctaatatatcctaatcatttataattttaccaaattctttccgttaaatataacgaaagttaacattaaattctttagacaatttgtttctttattgcagttttcaaacaaattggcaattttctataatacaattctgtatagattcgatttctaactaaatcattattcAATCCAAAATAACAGTATATAAACACATCACCTTCTCACTGGTAACAAATTtctccttattattattattattattattattattattattattattattttatttttatcattattagtattattattattatgaaaagggaaaatgacacttttcccccctatgttatgtgtttatagcacttttcccccctgtgttattaaagtggcagtttttccccctgaaatattaaattgacattgttacccttaaaaataagggttaatcacctatttggtccctcaattattagCGTATTGTCAATGTTGTCCCTTAATCCCGTAATCATCGATTTCACCCCTGAAATTAAAAGTGATGCGTCAACTTAACCCTTCCGGCCGTATTCCGACTAAGAGCCGATTAGGAGCTCGATTTAGTAAGGGCAAAGTGGACCTTTCACATCTAAAATCCCAATTTCCCTCTTATATTACGTAAATCCCTTCCCCCACTTCAATATGCAATTCAACGTAAGAACCCTAGGCCATCTCCAAGCGACGAAAGAAGAAAGCAAATGTCTTCCAACAATACATCTTCAGCAGAATTCATGGGTGATGTGCGATGTAGGTGCGGGTATTTGGCTCCATTGAAGATGTCATGGAGTTATGCTAACCCAGGGAAGAGATATAGGGCATGTCCAAGATACGGGGTAAGTGTAAAATTCTGGGGAAGTATTAGCTTATTTGTTGTTTTGTAATTCGAATTTGTGAATGGTGAATGGTCAGGGAAACGAGAGCTGCCGGTATTTTGAATGGATGGATCACGATGTATCCGAACGCGTAGCAAAGGTGATTAGAGGTTTGTTGAAGAGGGCAAATAACTATGAAAAGGAGATTGAGAAGCTGAGTTTGACAGTTGAGAAAAAAGAtcttgaaattcataagaagAGTTGGGAGTCgaagatgaatttttttttttttttggatttggaTGTGGAATTGTAATTGCAATGCTTGTTATCAGTGTTTGTATGAGAAGTGGTTTATCACCTGTAGGGCTATTGCAGATAAAGTAGAGTAGTGTTTATGAGATGCTATTATCAGTGTATGTAGTGCTTCAATTGTGTaatgtagaatttttttttggttgaatgaGAAGCTTGGTTGCACACATTTATGGTTACAGTTGGTTGCACTGAACAGAGTTGGTAATATTTGGTTGGTCAAATGAATGGCTATTTGCAAGTAAATACCAAAAGGTCAAATGAATGTCACATTTATTCAATAGCTTGGTTGGTCAAATAGAAGATTCATTAATACCAAAATGGTGAGAGTATTCTGCTAATAGTTACACTGCCAAAATGATCACATTACATAAGGTCTGCTAATACATTACAATGCTAATAGTTTACCAAGAGTTTACCAAAACATATTCAAATCCAAAACAGTGCTAATAGCTACTACATTACATAAGCACTGCCCTACCAAAACAGTTTGCCAAAAAAATCTGCCCTAACCATTCAACTACCACTGTCATTACTTCCTTATCAAATATGCGTGAGAGTATGAATATCTTATGCCTCCAATTGTTAGATATTTCTTCCCCGTAGATGTTGGTTCATTAGCAGCAGCTGTTGTTGcagttgaaataaaatttgaaacacTTGGGATTACATTGTCTCCACCAGTGGCTTGAGATGGTTGTGATGACATTCCTTCCTGAAAAAACATTACATATTAGCTAAaagaatcaaaattttaagtattgaAGTCAAAGTGCATTTACCATTTCATTTAACACAAAGTCAGGAACTTGTGTCTGAACTTCCACATCTTCAAATTGCCCTTGAACTTCATGGTTTTCTTCTACCTGAGACTGTGGTTGTTGTGGCACATGGGAATGTGGTTGCTGTACCTACAAAGCATATAAGATAagcattaatatataagcaAACACATTATGTATAATAAAGTTTCATGCCACAGCAACTTCAAGTTTACCTCTTGTCCTTTTCCCTTACAAGTTGTTCTGTTATGACCCTTCATGCCACAcagtttacattttttttcaccTTTCTTTCCAAGCTTTGTCTGATCAGGTTTTTCAACAATTGGatcaatttttctcttttttttttggcctcCCAAGTTGTGCCTTATACTTTGGTGGCAATGGAGGTGGGAAATCTATCTTGTGCCATAACTCTTCAGCTCTAATAGGCATGATTGCAAGGCCATAAGCTCTCAAATACTGCTCCACAGAATAACAGTGATGAACATAAACCTCTGGAAGATCACCCTTTTTCCTTATAGCTGCAATGGCATGTGAACAAGAGATGCCAGTGAGGTCCCATCTCCTGCAACTACACTGCCTGTTACTTAAATCCACCTTGAAAGGCTTGAAGTTGTCATCATCTACTTGATAAATGTCATCAACAGCTTTGTAAGCCCTGAATCTAGCACACTTATCCTTGCCTTCCTCAATCAATTTCAGAATTTTTGGACACACCATGGATGGGTAATTCCTCATTTTGTCCCTATTCTTTTGCATCCTTGTCATAAGATATAATCTTATCTTCTCACACATGGTTTGAACTGGCTTATCCCTAAAATTCAATATGCAACTGTTCCAAGATTCACACAAGTTATTGAGAAGCAAATCACTCTTTGGGAATGTGCTGAAAAAGGCTCTAGAGTAGTGTTTTGGATCTCTTGCACTTAACCATTCAAAAGCCTTAACATTCAAGGCATTTAGCTCCTCCATTCTAGCATGATATTCTGCCTCTGTATTAGCCTTACAAACTGCCCAGAATTGCATTTTCAAAACATGTCCTGTAAAACCATCCTTCAGAAAATTGGCATGCATATGCCTTGCACAGAACCTGTGTTCCAGCCCTGGAAACAATTCCTCAACAGCAGGTAGTAAACCCTTTTGTTTATCAGATATTATTGTCCAAGCACTAGGGTTATTAGACAAATTTAGATCATTGTCCAATAGTTGTAAAAACCAAGACCATGAATCCTTCAACTCACACTCTACAATAGCAAAGGCTATTGGAAA
Coding sequences within it:
- the LOC116010107 gene encoding uncharacterized protein LOC116010107, with translation MLNELGERRKVEEEGESLLRALSALFDECELKDSWSWFLQLLDNDLNLSNNPSAWTIISDKQKGLLPAVEELFPGLEHRFCARHMHANFLKDGFTGHVLKMQFWAVCKANTEAEYHARMEELNALNVKAFEWLSARDPKHYSRAFFSTFPKSDLLLNNLCESWNSCILNFRDKPVQTMCEKIRLYLMTRMQKNRDKMRNYPSMVCPKILKLIEEGKDKCARFRAYKAVDDIYQVDDDNFKPFKVDLSNRQCSCRRWDLTGISCSHAIAAIRKKGDLPEVYVHHCYSVEQYLRAYGLAIMPIRAEELWHKIDFPPPLPPKYKVQQPHSHVPQQPQSQVEENHEVQGQFEDVEVQTQVPDFVLNEMEGMSSQPSQATGGDNVIPSVSNFISTATTAAANEPTSTGKKYLTIGGIRYSYSHAYLIRK